Proteins encoded within one genomic window of Mya arenaria isolate MELC-2E11 chromosome 13, ASM2691426v1:
- the LOC128214536 gene encoding inactive pancreatic lipase-related protein 1-like → MSIMSNLRTAVIAVAAVLNMTSDEMCFKGIGCFSNEAPFNNAAGHLPQSPDDIRVVFLLYTRHNRDVPRVISADPALVLASFLSPYRKSVFIIHGYRDDGRETWVMDMKNALLKQEDVNVVSVDWESGADQTDYNQAAANTRVVGALIAQLLNVLKNLRSLKYEDVHLVGHSLGAHIAGYAGERVKSVGRITGLDPAGLSFERQPFEVRLDPTDALFVDVIHTDAQPITTLGLGAKKPMGHADFYPNGGKDQPGCTSSPRKHIFKLITGKFKSFQKGVACDHARARDYFIESITSTCRFTASLCRSYNAFVRGECPCRTTPCASMGFHARANITQGVYFLDTTDNSPFCLRRN, encoded by the exons ATGTGCTTTAAGGGGATTGGCTGCTTCTCAAACGAGGCTCCCTTTAACAACGCGGCCGGTCACCTTCCCCAATCCCCCGATGACATCCGC GTGGTGTTTTTACTCTACACTCGCCATAACCGTGACGTCCCGCGGGTGATCTCCGCTGACCCCGCTCTTGTGCTAGCCTCCTTCCTGTCTCCCTACCGGAAGTCCGTCTTCATCATCCACGGTTACCGGGACGACGGCCGTGAAACCTGGGTCATGGACATGAAGAACGCTCTTCTAAAACAG GAGGACGTGAATGTCGTGTCGGTGGACTGGGAGAGCGGAGCGGACCAGACCGACTACAACCAAGCCGCTGCCAACACGCGCGTTGTTGGTGCCCTAATCGCACAACTGCTCAACGTCCTTAAAAATCTCCGGTCGCTGAAATACGAGGACGTCCATCTAGTGGGCCACAGCCTTGGCGCCCATATTGCCGGATACGCCGGTGAGCGCGTCAAGTCCGTGGGAAGAATTACAG GTCTCGATCCAGCGGGGCTGTCGTTTGAAAGGCAGCCATTCGAGGTACGTCTAGATCCCACAGACGCTTTGTTTGTTGACGTCATACACACGGACGCCCAACCAATAACTACTCTAG GCCTGGGAGCCAAGAAGCCGATGGGTCACGCAGACTTCTACCCGAACGGAGGGAAGGATCAGCCGGGCTGCACAAGTTCGCCTCGCAAGCACATCTTTAAACTCATCACCGGCAAGTTCAAAA GTTTTCAGAAAGGTGTCGCGTGCGATCACGCACGGGCTCGGGACTACTTTATAGAGTCGATCACTTCCACATGCCGCTTCACAGCCAGCCTCTGCCGAAGCTATAACGCATTCGTCCGAGGTGAGTGCCCTTGTCGAACGACTCCGTGTGCGTCCATGGGCTTTCATGCACGTGCAAACATCACGCAAGGGGTGTACTTCCTTGACACGACCGACAACTCTCCGTTCTGTTTGAGACGGAATTGA
- the LOC128214978 gene encoding inactive pancreatic lipase-related protein 1-like, with protein sequence MSLKSLFSGLRTAAITVAAVLNMTSDETCFNGIGCFSNEAPFNNAAGRLPQSPDAIRAVFSVYTRQNRNVPQVISANPVLVRASFLSPYRKSIFIIHGYRDDGRETWVMDMKNALLKQADVNVVSVDWERGANQADYNQAASNTRVVGALIAQLLTTLRQFRSLNYGDVHLVGHSLGAHIAGYAGERVKSVGRITGLDPAGLSFEGQPSEVRLDPTDALLVDVIHTDAQPITSLGLGAKKPMGHVDFYPNGGKDQPGCTRSPRTHLFKLITGKFRSFKKGIACDHARARDYFIESITSTCRFTANLCRSYNAFVRGDCPCRTTPCASMGFHARANSVHGKYFLDTTDKSPFCLDRN encoded by the exons ATGAGTCTAAAATCTTTATTTTCGGGTCTGCGCACGGCCGCGATAACGGTGGCGGCGGTGCTGAACATGACCAGTGACGAGACGTGCTTCAATGGGATTGGCTGCTTCTCAAACGAGGCACCATTCAACAACGCGGCTGGCCGCCTCCCTCAGTCACCTGATGCCATCCGC GCGGTGTTTTCCGTGTACACTCGCCAGAACCGTAATGTGCCGCAGGTGATCTCCGCTAACCCCGTCCTCGTTCGCGCCTCTTTCCTGTCGCCCTACCGAAAGTCTATCTTCATCATCCACGGTTATCGGGACGACGGCCGGGAGACGTGGGTCATGGACATGAAGAACGCCCTTCTCAAGCAG GCTGACGTGAACGTCGTGTCGGTGGACTGGGAGCGTGGGGCAAACCAGGCCGACTACAACCAGGCCGCCTCCAACACGCGCGTCGTTGGCGCCCTGATCGCACAGCTGCTCACTACCCTCCGCCAATTCCGGTCGCTGAATTATGGAGACGTTCATCTTGTGGGCCACAGCTTGGGTGCACATATCGCCGGGTATGCTGGTGAACGCGTCAAGTCTGTTGGAAGAATTACAG GTCTTGATCCAGCGGGGCTGTCGTTCGAAGGGCAGCCTTCCGAGGTACGCCTGGATCCCACAGACGCTCTGCTTGTTGACGTCATACACACGGACGCCCAACCCATTACTAGTCTAG GGCTGGGAGCCAAGAAGCCGATGGGTCACGTTGACTTCTACCCGAACGGAGGAAAGGACCAACCTGGCTGTACAAGGTCGCCCCGAACGCACCTCTTTAAACTCATCACAGGAAAATTCAGAA gTTTTAAGAAGGGTATCGCGTGCGATCATGCACGGGCTCGGGACTACTTTATAGAGTCGATCACTTCCACATGCCGCTTCACAGCCAACCTCTGTCGAAGCTATAACGCTTTCGTCCGCGGGGACTGCCCTTGTCGAACGACTCCGTGCGCGTCCATGGGCTTCCATGCACGTGCAAATAGCGTTCACGGAAAATACTTCCTTGACACGACTGATAAGTCCCCGTTTTGTTTGGATCGGAactaa